From the genome of Eucalyptus grandis isolate ANBG69807.140 chromosome 2, ASM1654582v1, whole genome shotgun sequence, one region includes:
- the LOC104435064 gene encoding disease resistance protein RUN1-like, with the protein MGGGSDQYDVFLSFRGFDTRNGFTDHLYRSLISVGTIPISVFRDENSIAIGKDFNSEILIAITRSKILIPIISENYASSKWCLRELVHIMDCQKSMSHTVLPIFYKVLPSDVRYLNGNFGEAFRSRKKRFDKEDIQEGQRALTEVSNLNGWESEKFANGHEGKLVEEVTKTILNKLRHQSQLDIPKHLVGADDHVNKIRNWVDIPANHARMIGIYGMGGIGKTTLAKVIYNELSNIFVDRSFLPDIRETANNNGIHYLQNLLIKDILPNENALDALARERDWFAAGSIIIVTTRYKFVLDQSEFKVDYKYELNELDEQICRLHVGGL; encoded by the exons ATGGGAGGAGGTAGCGATCAATAcgatgtgttcttgagctttagaggctTTGACACTCGCAACGGATTCACTGATCACCTCTACCGCAGTCTGATCAGTGTAGGGACTATACCAATTTCTGTGTTTAGGGACGAGAACAGCATTGCAATTGGCAAGGATTTTAATTCAGAGATTCTAATTGCCATCACGCGATCTAAGATTTTGATCCCCATTATCTCTGAAAATTATGCTTCGAGCAAATGGTGCCTCCGTGAGCTAGTACACATCATGGACTGCCAGAAGAGCATGTCGCACACAGTGTTGCCCATTTTTTACAAAGTGCTCCCATCGGATGTGCGGTATCTAAATGGAAATTTTGGGGAGGCCTTCCGTTCGCGTAAGAAGCGTTTTGACAAGGAGGACATTCAAGAAGGTCAACGAGCCCTTACCGAAGTGAGTAACTTGAATGGATGGGAATCTGAGAAATTTGCCAATGG GCATGAAGGAAAATTAGTGGAAGAAGTTACTAAAACGATTCTAAACAAGTTGAGACATCAGTCGCAGCTTGATATTCCGAAGCACCTAGTTGGAGCTGATGATCATGTcaacaaaattaggaattgggTAGACATTCCTGCCAATCATGCTCGAATGATAGGAATATATGGCATGGGTGGGATTGGtaaaacaactcttgccaaaGTAATCTATAACGAGCTATCGAATATCTTTGTGGATCGTAGTTTCCTTCCTGATATACGGGAAACAGCTAACAACAATGGTATTCATTATCTACAAAATCTACTAATTAAGGATATACTGCCAAATGAAAATGCt CTAGATGCTTTGGCTAGAGAACGTGATTGGTTTGCTGCAGGAAGTATCATCATTGTTACAACTAGATACAAATTTGTACTTGATCAGTCTGAGTTCAAGGTGGACTACAAGTATGAATTGAACGAATTAGATGAG CAAATATGCCGTTTACATGTGGGAGGATTGTAA